A DNA window from Ornithinimicrobium humiphilum contains the following coding sequences:
- a CDS encoding YlxR family protein, which yields MGGDARRCTVPSDTGSHRSPVRTCVGCRRRDGQDVLLRVVALGDPGTTRWRLVPDERRRAPGRGAYVHLDPECLQTAIARRAFGRALRLPAGSEVDATAVQDRVQQRS from the coding sequence GTGGGGGGCGATGCCCGTCGCTGCACCGTGCCCTCCGACACTGGGTCGCACCGTTCTCCGGTGCGCACCTGCGTGGGGTGCAGGCGCAGGGACGGCCAAGATGTACTGCTGCGTGTCGTCGCGCTCGGAGACCCCGGCACCACCCGGTGGCGGCTGGTCCCCGACGAGCGGCGACGTGCTCCCGGCCGGGGTGCCTACGTGCACCTCGATCCCGAGTGCCTGCAGACCGCGATCGCACGACGTGCGTTCGGCCGAGCGCTCCGCCTCCCGGCGGGGTCGGAGGTCGACGCCACGGCGGTGCAGGACCGGGTGCAGCAGCGGTCGTGA
- the nusA gene encoding transcription termination factor NusA, with protein sequence MDIDMAALRLLEREREIPMDIIVEAIEQALLSAYQKVEGHYRHARVELDRKSGHVTVWAREDAPTLEDGSRGEPGPEFDDTPEGFGRVAAATARQVITQRMRELEDDAVLGDFRAREGDIASGIIQQSNDPRFVLVDFGTVEGELPTAEQVPGERYEHGQRIRCYVVSAKRGPRGPQIMLSRTHPNLVRRLFALEVPEIADGSVEIAAIAREAGHRTKIAVHAKVPGVNAKGACIGPMGQRVRAVMAELQGEKIDIVDYSEDPEEFVASALSPAKVQSARIVDQRTRQVRVVVPDYQLSLAIGREGQNARLAHRLTGWKIDIRADTEEQQADAPQDGPDTASV encoded by the coding sequence ATGGACATCGACATGGCGGCGCTGCGGCTCTTGGAGCGCGAGCGCGAGATCCCCATGGACATCATCGTCGAGGCGATCGAGCAGGCCCTGCTGTCGGCCTACCAGAAGGTGGAGGGCCACTACCGGCACGCCCGCGTCGAGCTCGACCGCAAGAGCGGCCACGTGACGGTGTGGGCGCGCGAGGACGCCCCGACCCTCGAGGACGGCTCGCGCGGGGAGCCCGGCCCCGAGTTCGACGACACCCCAGAGGGCTTCGGTCGTGTCGCGGCGGCGACCGCCCGCCAGGTGATCACGCAGCGGATGCGCGAGCTCGAGGACGACGCCGTGCTGGGCGACTTCCGCGCCCGGGAGGGCGACATCGCCTCCGGCATCATCCAGCAGTCCAACGACCCCCGCTTCGTGCTCGTCGACTTCGGCACGGTCGAGGGCGAGCTGCCCACCGCCGAGCAGGTGCCGGGCGAGCGCTACGAGCACGGGCAGCGCATCCGCTGCTACGTCGTCAGTGCCAAGCGCGGCCCGCGCGGCCCCCAGATCATGCTGTCGCGCACGCACCCCAACCTGGTGCGCCGGCTCTTCGCCCTGGAGGTCCCGGAGATCGCCGACGGCAGCGTCGAGATCGCGGCGATCGCCCGCGAGGCCGGGCACCGGACGAAGATCGCCGTGCACGCCAAGGTGCCCGGCGTCAACGCCAAGGGCGCCTGCATCGGCCCGATGGGCCAGCGCGTCCGCGCCGTCATGGCCGAGCTGCAGGGCGAGAAGATCGACATCGTCGACTACAGCGAGGACCCCGAGGAGTTCGTGGCCTCCGCGCTGTCGCCCGCGAAGGTCCAGTCGGCCCGCATCGTCGACCAGCGCACCCGCCAGGTGCGGGTCGTCGTGCCGGACTACCAGCTGTCGCTGGCCATCGGCCGCGAGGGGCAGAACGCCCGTCTCGCGCACCGACTGACCGGCTGGAAGATCGACATCCGCGCGGACACCGAGGAGCAGCAGGCCGACGCGCCGCAGGACGGCCCGGACACCGCGAGCGTGTAG
- a CDS encoding aminoglycoside phosphotransferase family protein has translation MTFSAAELPPAFVATVAQHRPDDDRPGRVDGETWLRRLPGLVDEALDRWSLTRDGQAPLRWGFTALVVPVRRPRGDAGVLKIGWPHVESDTEHLALRAWRGRGAVELLAADPASGTLLLERLDAERDLTTVSMLDASEALGQLLARLDRPASPWAPPLSEQLARQADRLAAAATDADVAHRFPRRMLQQAASLASGLVGDGGLDERLVHTDLHHANVLWRPQPGEWVAIDPKTVAGDPHWAVAPAIWNRWSGALAAPDLRSHLSFRVELICGAAGLDPDRARAMTIVRVADNALRSIRAGRDDVAEEVTRSVAIVKAMQRG, from the coding sequence GTGACCTTCTCCGCGGCCGAGCTGCCGCCCGCCTTCGTGGCGACCGTCGCCCAGCACCGGCCGGACGACGACCGGCCCGGACGGGTCGACGGGGAGACCTGGCTGCGCCGGCTGCCGGGCCTGGTCGACGAGGCCCTCGACCGCTGGAGCCTCACCCGTGACGGGCAGGCCCCGCTGCGGTGGGGCTTCACGGCGCTCGTCGTGCCGGTGCGCCGCCCCCGCGGCGACGCCGGCGTCCTCAAGATCGGCTGGCCCCACGTCGAGTCCGACACCGAGCACCTGGCCCTGCGCGCCTGGCGTGGTCGCGGTGCCGTGGAGCTGCTGGCCGCCGACCCGGCCTCGGGCACCCTCCTGCTCGAGCGCCTCGACGCCGAGCGCGACCTCACCACCGTGAGCATGCTCGACGCGTCCGAGGCCCTCGGGCAGCTCCTGGCCCGCCTCGACCGGCCCGCCTCGCCGTGGGCGCCCCCGCTCTCGGAGCAGCTCGCCCGCCAGGCGGACCGGCTGGCCGCGGCCGCCACCGACGCGGACGTGGCCCACCGCTTCCCGCGACGCATGCTCCAGCAGGCCGCCTCGCTCGCCTCCGGCCTCGTCGGCGACGGAGGGCTCGACGAGCGGCTGGTCCACACCGACCTGCACCACGCCAACGTGCTGTGGCGCCCGCAGCCAGGCGAGTGGGTGGCCATCGACCCCAAGACGGTGGCCGGCGACCCGCACTGGGCCGTGGCCCCCGCGATCTGGAACCGCTGGTCGGGGGCCCTCGCCGCGCCCGACCTGCGCTCCCACCTCTCGTTCCGCGTCGAGCTGATCTGCGGCGCCGCCGGCCTCGACCCCGACCGGGCCCGGGCGATGACGATCGTCCGCGTCGCCGACAACGCCCTCCGGTCGATCCGCGCCGGCCGCGACGACGTGGCCGAGGAGGTCACCCGCTCCGTCGCCATCGTCAAGGCGATGCAGCGCGGCTGA
- the infB gene encoding translation initiation factor IF-2 has product MAKLRVYELAKELGVESKELLAHLKAQGEFVRSASSTIEPPVVRKIRENPPPAATSASKGEGGKDGASGKPARPSTSGSSAKPGAPTPGPRPAPQQERPAPQQERPAAERPAPSRPGSEQARPAETAPAKESESRPAAEAPRPGSRPAPTPGDPRSRKPAAEGRAPSDAAPGPRPARPGAKPGPRPGNNPFSSSQGMGQTRDRRGGGADRGERGERGGGAPRPGNNPFAPSQGMPRPGGTRGAGAAGPGGPRPGGPRPAPRPGGVRPNPGMMPERASVPRPGERPARPAGGRGRPGGGPGGGPGAGAGGGFRGGPGGRGGGPRGRGGTAGAFGRGGGKVRGRKSKRAKRQEFEAMQAPAIGGVNVPRGNGQVIQVRRGASLTDFADKINVDPASLVTVLFHLGEMATATQSLDEDTFAVLGAELGYDIRVVSPEEEERELLSAFGLDLEAEAEAESDEDLQPRPPVVTVMGHVDHGKTRLLDAIRRSDVGGGEAGGITQHIGAYQVRTEHEGVERAITFIDTPGHEAFTAMRARGAKVTDIAILVVAADDGVMPQTVEALNHAQAADVPIVVAVNKIDVEGANPAKIRQQLTEYGLIAEEYGGETMFVDVSAKQGQNIDALLDAVLLTADAALDLRANPDKDARGVAIEANLDKGRGPVATVLVQQGTLRVGDAIVTGASHGRVRALLDEHGNNVSEAGPSRPVQVLGLDSVARAGDTFVVAPDDRTARQIAEKREAADRQAALAKSRKRISLEDLNQALAQGKVETLNLILKGDVSGSVEALEDALLQIDVGDEVDLRIIDRGVGAITMNNINLAVASDAIILGFNVRAEGQNADYAEKEGVEIRYYSVIYQAIEDIENALKGMLKPEYEEVETGTAEIREIFRSSKFGNVAGCLVRSGTITRGAKARITRQGVVVTENLEVAGLRRFKDDVTEVREGYECGINLGSFNDLQIDDVITTYEMREIPRT; this is encoded by the coding sequence GTGGCCAAACTCAGGGTCTACGAGCTCGCCAAGGAGCTCGGGGTAGAGAGCAAGGAATTGCTCGCCCACCTGAAGGCGCAGGGAGAGTTCGTGAGGTCGGCGTCGTCGACCATCGAGCCCCCCGTCGTCCGCAAGATTCGCGAGAACCCCCCGCCCGCCGCCACCTCGGCGTCGAAGGGCGAGGGCGGCAAGGACGGCGCGTCCGGCAAGCCCGCGCGCCCGTCCACCTCCGGCTCGTCGGCCAAGCCCGGCGCGCCCACCCCCGGTCCGCGACCGGCCCCCCAGCAGGAGCGCCCCGCGCCCCAGCAGGAGCGTCCGGCCGCCGAGCGTCCGGCTCCCAGCCGTCCCGGCTCCGAGCAGGCCCGTCCGGCCGAGACCGCTCCCGCCAAGGAGTCCGAGTCGCGTCCGGCCGCCGAGGCCCCGCGCCCCGGCTCCCGGCCCGCGCCGACGCCGGGCGACCCCCGCAGCCGCAAGCCCGCGGCCGAGGGGCGCGCCCCGTCCGACGCGGCCCCCGGTCCCCGTCCGGCCCGTCCGGGCGCCAAGCCCGGTCCGCGTCCCGGCAACAACCCGTTCTCCTCGAGCCAGGGCATGGGCCAGACCCGTGACCGTCGAGGCGGCGGCGCCGACCGCGGTGAGCGTGGCGAGCGTGGCGGCGGCGCCCCGCGTCCCGGCAACAACCCCTTCGCGCCCAGCCAGGGCATGCCCCGCCCCGGTGGCACCCGTGGTGCCGGTGCGGCAGGCCCCGGCGGCCCGCGTCCGGGCGGTCCCCGTCCGGCCCCGCGTCCCGGTGGCGTGCGCCCGAACCCCGGCATGATGCCCGAGCGGGCCTCCGTGCCCCGTCCGGGCGAGCGCCCGGCCCGTCCGGCCGGCGGTCGCGGTCGTCCCGGTGGCGGCCCCGGTGGTGGCCCCGGTGCTGGTGCCGGCGGCGGTTTCCGCGGCGGCCCCGGTGGTCGTGGCGGCGGTCCCCGCGGTCGCGGTGGCACGGCCGGTGCGTTCGGTCGTGGCGGTGGCAAGGTCCGTGGGCGGAAGTCGAAGCGGGCCAAGCGCCAGGAGTTCGAGGCGATGCAGGCGCCCGCCATCGGCGGCGTCAACGTCCCTCGGGGCAACGGCCAGGTCATCCAGGTGCGCCGCGGCGCGTCGCTGACCGACTTCGCCGACAAGATCAACGTCGACCCCGCGTCGCTGGTGACGGTGCTCTTCCACCTCGGTGAGATGGCGACCGCGACCCAGTCGCTCGACGAGGACACCTTCGCGGTGCTCGGCGCCGAGCTGGGCTACGACATCCGCGTCGTCTCCCCCGAGGAGGAGGAGCGCGAGCTGCTCAGCGCCTTCGGGCTCGACCTGGAGGCCGAGGCCGAGGCGGAGTCCGACGAGGACCTGCAGCCGCGTCCCCCGGTCGTCACGGTCATGGGTCACGTCGACCACGGCAAGACCCGCCTGCTCGACGCCATCCGGCGCTCGGACGTGGGCGGTGGCGAGGCCGGCGGCATCACCCAGCACATCGGTGCCTACCAGGTCCGGACCGAGCACGAGGGCGTCGAGCGCGCGATCACCTTCATCGACACCCCGGGTCACGAGGCGTTCACCGCCATGCGTGCCCGTGGTGCCAAGGTGACCGACATCGCGATCCTCGTGGTCGCCGCCGACGACGGCGTCATGCCGCAGACGGTGGAGGCGCTCAACCACGCCCAGGCGGCCGACGTGCCGATCGTGGTCGCGGTCAACAAGATCGACGTCGAGGGTGCCAACCCCGCGAAGATCCGCCAGCAGCTGACCGAGTACGGCCTGATCGCCGAGGAGTACGGCGGCGAGACCATGTTCGTCGACGTCTCGGCCAAGCAGGGCCAGAACATCGACGCGCTGCTCGACGCCGTCCTGCTCACCGCCGACGCGGCGCTCGACCTGCGGGCCAACCCCGACAAGGACGCGCGCGGTGTGGCCATCGAGGCCAACCTGGACAAGGGCCGCGGCCCGGTCGCGACCGTCCTCGTCCAGCAGGGCACCCTGCGGGTCGGCGACGCCATCGTCACCGGCGCCAGCCACGGCCGCGTCCGCGCCCTGCTCGACGAGCACGGCAACAACGTGTCCGAGGCGGGCCCGTCCCGTCCCGTGCAGGTCCTCGGTCTGGACTCGGTGGCCCGGGCGGGCGACACCTTCGTGGTGGCGCCCGACGACCGGACCGCCCGTCAGATCGCCGAGAAGCGCGAGGCTGCCGACCGGCAGGCCGCGCTGGCCAAGTCGCGCAAGCGGATCAGCCTCGAGGACCTCAACCAGGCCCTCGCCCAGGGCAAGGTCGAGACCCTCAACCTCATCCTCAAGGGCGACGTGTCCGGTTCGGTCGAGGCGCTGGAGGACGCGCTGCTCCAGATCGACGTGGGCGACGAGGTCGACCTGCGGATCATCGACCGCGGCGTCGGTGCGATCACGATGAACAACATCAACCTCGCCGTCGCCTCCGACGCCATCATCCTGGGCTTCAACGTCCGGGCCGAGGGCCAGAACGCGGACTACGCCGAGAAGGAGGGCGTCGAGATCCGCTACTACTCGGTGATCTACCAGGCCATCGAGGACATCGAGAACGCCCTCAAGGGCATGCTCAAGCCCGAGTACGAAGAGGTCGAGACCGGCACGGCCGAGATCCGCGAGATCTTCCGCAGCTCCAAGTTCGGCAACGTCGCGGGCTGCCTCGTCCGCAGCGGCACGATCACCCGTGGTGCGAAGGCCCGGATCACCCGTCAGGGCGTCGTCGTCACCGAGAACCTCGAGGTGGCCGGTCTGCGCCGGTTCAAGGACGACGTGACCGAGGTCCGCGAGGGCTACGAGTGCGGCATCAACCTGGGGTCGTTCAACGACCTCCAGATCGATGACGTCATCACCACCTACGAGATGCGCGAGATCCCGCGCACCTGA
- a CDS encoding DUF4439 domain-containing protein, producing MDPVMPPPVSRRALLRAAALTGGALVLAACEDTPADRVSPTDGVEPDDPATWPADTALLISARQRLHGYRLGLEAVGTGSSSVAKDLDRLWRAQQERLELLVTLGGVPLPELADRPAVTRAADTSSATADPSDATSSPTADAPKASDLGRVLRADRTEACRELSTATPANLLLLASLTAQHVASAARLGARVEWEPMGGPAGAAAVPVLAAARPAVFGLEVVAARSAAGSDERAAYEAVLEPLQGLTRQLSTLAGAAAPVAPLGYDLPEPLESVEERRELARALVADLAPAALDAAQRVPGDLAQLSGVVQVVSDATVWLARLGGRTQPFPGMTLP from the coding sequence ATGGACCCCGTCATGCCGCCTCCCGTGTCCCGTCGTGCCCTCCTCCGCGCCGCGGCGCTCACCGGCGGGGCCCTGGTCCTCGCCGCGTGCGAGGACACGCCCGCCGACCGGGTCTCCCCGACCGACGGGGTCGAGCCCGACGACCCGGCCACCTGGCCCGCCGACACGGCGCTGCTCATCTCGGCCCGGCAGCGGCTGCACGGCTACCGGCTGGGGCTCGAGGCGGTGGGCACCGGCTCCAGCTCGGTGGCCAAGGACCTCGACCGGCTCTGGCGGGCGCAGCAGGAGCGCCTGGAGCTGCTCGTCACGCTCGGCGGCGTCCCGCTGCCGGAGCTCGCCGACCGGCCCGCGGTGACCCGTGCCGCGGACACCTCCTCCGCGACGGCGGACCCCTCGGACGCCACGTCCTCGCCGACGGCCGACGCGCCCAAGGCGTCGGACCTCGGCCGGGTGCTGCGGGCCGACCGCACCGAGGCCTGCCGGGAGCTGTCCACGGCCACGCCGGCCAACCTGCTGCTGCTCGCCTCGCTCACCGCCCAGCACGTCGCCTCGGCCGCCCGTCTGGGGGCCCGGGTCGAGTGGGAGCCGATGGGCGGGCCCGCCGGTGCGGCGGCCGTGCCGGTCCTGGCGGCCGCACGACCCGCCGTCTTCGGGCTCGAGGTGGTCGCCGCCCGCAGCGCGGCGGGCAGCGACGAGCGCGCTGCCTACGAGGCCGTGCTGGAGCCGCTCCAGGGCCTGACCCGCCAGCTGTCGACGCTGGCCGGTGCCGCCGCACCCGTCGCCCCGCTCGGCTACGACCTGCCCGAGCCGCTCGAGTCCGTCGAGGAGCGCCGCGAGCTCGCCCGCGCCCTCGTCGCCGACCTGGCCCCCGCCGCGCTCGACGCCGCCCAGCGGGTCCCCGGCGACCTCGCCCAGCTCTCGGGCGTCGTGCAGGTCGTCTCCGACGCCACGGTCTGGCTCGCCCGGCTCGGCGGGCGGACGCAGCCCTTCCCCGGTATGACGTTGCCGTGA
- the rimP gene encoding ribosome maturation factor RimP has product MAGRHPMDARARTETISRQVSEALAGSGVVVDDVTVQPAGRRRLVRVFLARDVSGLPPEDTTSRVEPLSLDEIAEATRTVSAELDGSEVMGEAPYTLEVSSPGLDRPLLTRDHFRRNVGRLLTVVLAAEGAGTTTGRLAEVRADGIRLIPDGDAAGDGDGLDLPWEGLTRATVQVEFSRPDGKDL; this is encoded by the coding sequence ATGGCAGGGAGGCACCCGATGGACGCCCGGGCACGTACCGAGACGATCAGCCGCCAGGTCTCCGAGGCGCTCGCCGGCAGCGGCGTCGTCGTCGACGACGTCACGGTGCAGCCTGCCGGACGCCGCCGCCTGGTCCGCGTCTTCCTGGCCCGTGACGTCTCCGGGCTCCCGCCCGAGGACACCACCAGCCGCGTCGAGCCGCTGAGCCTCGACGAGATCGCCGAGGCCACGCGCACCGTGTCCGCCGAGCTGGACGGCTCCGAGGTGATGGGGGAGGCCCCCTACACGCTCGAGGTGAGCTCGCCCGGCCTGGACCGCCCGCTGCTGACCCGTGACCACTTCCGGCGCAACGTCGGACGCCTGCTCACGGTCGTGCTCGCCGCCGAGGGCGCCGGCACGACCACCGGCCGGCTCGCCGAGGTGCGCGCCGACGGCATACGCCTGATCCCCGACGGGGACGCCGCAGGGGACGGCGACGGCCTTGACCTCCCCTGGGAAGGACTGACCCGGGCGACCGTCCAGGTCGAGTTCTCCCGACCCGACGGAAAGGACCTGTGA
- the rbfA gene encoding 30S ribosome-binding factor RbfA, with translation MVDNARARRIAERIKQLVTQGLSQVVKDERVGFVTITDVRVTGDLQHASVFYTVLGTDEDRTTAAEVLEEYRGRLRSFVGKGLGIRLTPTLEFLLDALPEDAQHLDELLREVARRDAELAAARAAAGYAGDEDPYRKPRTDDEDDADADDRD, from the coding sequence ATGGTCGACAACGCCCGAGCCCGCCGGATCGCCGAGCGGATCAAGCAGCTGGTGACCCAGGGGCTGTCGCAGGTCGTCAAGGACGAGCGCGTCGGTTTCGTCACCATCACCGACGTGCGCGTGACCGGCGACCTCCAGCACGCCAGCGTCTTCTACACCGTCCTCGGCACCGACGAGGACCGGACCACCGCCGCCGAGGTGCTCGAGGAGTACCGCGGCCGGCTGCGCTCCTTCGTCGGCAAGGGCCTCGGCATCCGGCTCACCCCGACCCTGGAGTTCCTCCTCGACGCCCTGCCCGAGGACGCCCAGCACCTCGACGAGCTGCTGCGCGAGGTCGCCCGCCGCGACGCCGAGCTCGCCGCGGCCCGCGCGGCCGCCGGCTACGCCGGTGACGAGGACCCCTACCGCAAGCCCCGCACCGACGACGAGGACGACGCGGACGCGGATGACCGCGACTGA